One Tunturibacter gelidoferens genomic region harbors:
- a CDS encoding NAD(P)H-dependent glycerol-3-phosphate dehydrogenase, whose protein sequence is MSRIAVLGAGAWGTALALSLARRGGHQLFLWSHSPALADQLSEAGENLPYLPGFTLPVDIHVTSDLPRAIFEADILLCVTPSQHLRGVLTHIAPLLTRDQIILSASKGIEETSYLRMSQVVASVTRNPFAVLSGPSFAQEVAAGMPTAVVVASEVPNVAQTIQRDFTSSSLRVYTNEDVPGVELGGSLKNVIALAAGVANGLNLGHNSSAALITRGIAEMTRLAVACGGRRQTLAGLSGAGDLILTCTGSLSRNRAVGVELGRGRQLPDIIAGLNGKVAEGIRSTAAALGLAARYAVEMPITQQVDAILHQNKSPKEAIRELMARPGRDE, encoded by the coding sequence ATGAGCCGAATCGCCGTCCTGGGAGCTGGTGCCTGGGGCACCGCCCTCGCCCTCTCCCTCGCCCGTCGCGGCGGGCACCAGCTCTTCCTCTGGTCTCACTCCCCCGCCCTCGCCGATCAGCTCAGCGAAGCCGGCGAAAACCTGCCCTACCTTCCCGGCTTCACCCTGCCCGTCGATATCCACGTCACCTCCGACCTCCCGCGCGCCATCTTCGAAGCCGACATCCTCCTCTGTGTCACCCCCTCGCAACACCTGCGCGGAGTTCTCACGCACATCGCCCCTCTGCTCACCCGCGACCAGATCATTCTCAGCGCCAGCAAGGGCATCGAAGAAACCAGCTATCTCCGCATGTCACAGGTCGTCGCCTCCGTTACACGCAATCCCTTCGCCGTCCTCAGTGGTCCCTCCTTCGCGCAGGAGGTCGCAGCCGGCATGCCCACCGCAGTCGTCGTCGCCTCCGAGGTTCCGAACGTAGCTCAGACCATCCAGCGCGACTTCACCTCTTCAAGCCTGCGCGTCTACACCAACGAAGACGTACCCGGTGTCGAACTCGGCGGCTCTCTCAAAAACGTTATCGCCCTCGCCGCAGGCGTTGCCAACGGCCTCAACCTCGGCCACAACTCCTCCGCGGCCCTCATCACCCGTGGCATCGCCGAGATGACCCGCCTCGCCGTAGCCTGCGGTGGCCGCCGTCAAACCCTCGCAGGCCTCTCCGGCGCAGGCGATCTCATCCTCACCTGTACCGGTTCTCTCTCCCGCAACCGTGCCGTCGGCGTAGAACTCGGCCGTGGCCGCCAGCTTCCCGACATCATCGCCGGCCTCAACGGCAAAGTAGCCGAAGGCATACGCAGCACCGCCGCCGCCCTCGGCCTCGCCGCCCGCTACGCCGTCGAGATGCCTATCACCCAGCAGGTGGACGCAATCCTCCACCAAAACAAAAGCCCCAAAGAAGCCATTCGCGAACTCATGGCACGCCCCGGCCGCGACGAATAG
- a CDS encoding ATP-binding protein, translating into MESRLYNRLLFRLLALPVAALAFLALILGYGLQRVEESAKAIDRADVVILHGNRLTKLILDEETGLRGFLLTRNPVFLQPLHSADLQIEPEFDTLFTLIQRPDQLARLHRIQASHKQWELEAYHEIDAFPQDESTLEQHMLQRKQDMDDLRVQIDEFLNIFIGRRAQRSAEDILVNRNARILLLFAVALIAGLLVWETRRIFRVLTAAYNQQIKEIKQRVDESYAREQWLNTTIRSIGDAVIACDTEGTIVFMNRVAEELTGWQEQEAHGISLHRVFPIFNEDTRAAVENPVDKVRRLGTIVGLANHTFLVSKDGSEICIDDSGAPICDSSGKMIGIVLVFRDITERRMSEGALMRAEKLAAAGRLAASVAHEVNNPLEGLTNLVYIARRSDELDEIRHLLSQAESELGRIAHITRQSLGFYRETAIAAHFKPATVVHEVSDFYTARAATLGVALVVNTTTEREVLGTAGELRQVLSNLLANGLDACSRGDTIRLEANSATDPRDSTRQGVRITIADTGQGIPPEHLDSVFEPFFTTKKDTGTGLGLWVSRELVEKHGGSLRVRSRTVTPGCGTVFSIFLPLQGGPHSAAQLNGHQPQNDLAVN; encoded by the coding sequence TTGGAATCGCGGCTTTACAACAGACTTTTGTTTCGACTCCTCGCTTTACCCGTTGCAGCACTTGCCTTTCTCGCTTTGATCCTTGGATACGGTCTCCAACGTGTCGAAGAAAGCGCAAAGGCCATCGACCGGGCCGACGTGGTCATCCTCCACGGCAACCGGCTAACCAAACTGATCCTCGATGAAGAGACCGGCCTGCGCGGATTTCTACTGACACGCAATCCGGTCTTCCTGCAGCCTCTGCACTCAGCAGATCTACAGATCGAACCCGAGTTCGACACCCTCTTTACACTGATTCAACGTCCCGATCAGCTCGCCCGGCTGCATCGTATTCAGGCCTCCCACAAGCAATGGGAGCTAGAGGCTTACCACGAGATCGATGCCTTCCCCCAGGATGAGTCCACGCTTGAGCAACATATGCTCCAGCGCAAGCAGGATATGGACGATCTGCGCGTCCAGATAGATGAGTTCCTGAATATTTTCATCGGCCGCCGCGCCCAGCGCTCTGCGGAAGATATTCTCGTCAACCGAAACGCAAGGATTCTGCTCCTCTTCGCCGTCGCACTCATCGCGGGTCTTCTTGTCTGGGAGACGCGAAGAATCTTCCGCGTCCTCACCGCCGCCTATAACCAGCAGATCAAAGAGATCAAGCAACGCGTCGACGAATCCTATGCGCGCGAGCAGTGGCTGAACACCACCATCCGAAGTATCGGGGATGCCGTCATAGCCTGCGACACCGAGGGCACCATCGTCTTCATGAACCGTGTCGCTGAAGAACTCACTGGCTGGCAGGAACAAGAGGCCCACGGGATCTCGCTGCACAGGGTCTTTCCTATCTTCAATGAAGACACTCGCGCCGCCGTTGAAAATCCAGTCGACAAGGTACGCCGCCTCGGCACGATCGTTGGCCTTGCCAACCACACCTTTCTCGTCTCCAAAGACGGCAGCGAGATCTGCATCGACGACAGCGGGGCGCCTATCTGCGACAGCTCCGGAAAGATGATCGGCATCGTCCTCGTCTTCCGCGACATCACCGAGCGGCGCATGTCCGAGGGCGCTCTCATGCGTGCCGAAAAGCTCGCCGCCGCCGGTCGCCTTGCCGCCTCGGTCGCACACGAGGTCAACAATCCCCTCGAAGGCCTCACCAATCTCGTCTACATCGCTCGCCGCTCCGACGAACTCGACGAGATCCGCCACCTTCTTTCGCAGGCCGAGAGCGAACTTGGCCGCATCGCCCACATCACCCGCCAGTCCCTGGGCTTCTATCGCGAGACCGCTATCGCCGCGCACTTCAAGCCGGCCACCGTCGTCCACGAGGTCAGCGACTTCTACACCGCCCGGGCGGCAACTCTCGGCGTGGCCCTCGTCGTCAACACCACCACGGAGCGTGAGGTTCTCGGCACCGCCGGGGAGCTGCGCCAGGTCCTCTCCAACCTCCTGGCCAACGGCCTCGACGCATGCTCCAGGGGAGACACGATCCGCCTCGAAGCAAACTCCGCCACCGACCCGCGCGATTCCACGCGCCAGGGCGTTCGCATCACCATCGCGGACACGGGACAAGGCATCCCTCCCGAGCATCTCGACAGCGTCTTCGAACCCTTCTTCACGACGAAAAAAGATACCGGCACCGGCCTCGGCCTTTGGGTCTCGCGCGAACTCGTCGAAAAGCACGGCGGCAGTCTCCGCGTCCGCTCCCGCACCGTCACTCCAGGATGCGGCACCGTCTTCTCCATCTTCCTGCCGCTCCAGGGAGGCCCGCACTCAGCCGCCCAACTCAACGGACACCAGCCACAAAACGACCTAGCCGTAAATTAG
- a CDS encoding cupin domain-containing protein encodes MPNNTEHASPADTAVFNIQKIAASFPDSADTMLIDTRLTDEPHASSRVFRVYRPVAAHYHATCDEYLSVLSGRAKFFLGEAPPFEVGPGQLIFFKQGTIHGTPEILEEPFVVLAVDTPRRDPSDVHFVNPTDGTAESFIESKHLY; translated from the coding sequence ATGCCGAACAACACCGAACACGCCTCACCCGCCGACACCGCTGTCTTCAACATCCAAAAAATCGCCGCAAGCTTTCCAGACAGTGCCGACACCATGCTGATCGACACTCGTCTCACCGACGAGCCTCACGCCAGCTCCCGCGTCTTTCGCGTCTACCGTCCAGTCGCGGCCCACTATCACGCAACCTGCGACGAATATCTCTCCGTTCTCTCCGGCCGCGCAAAGTTCTTCCTCGGCGAAGCCCCGCCCTTCGAAGTCGGCCCAGGCCAGCTCATCTTCTTCAAACAGGGCACCATTCACGGCACACCGGAGATTCTCGAAGAGCCATTCGTCGTCCTCGCCGTTGACACTCCGCGCCGCGACCCCAGCGACGTTCACTTCGTAAACCCCACCGACGGAACGGCCGAAAGCTTCATCGAGAGCAAGCATCTGTATTGA
- a CDS encoding DNA gyrase inhibitor YacG has protein sequence MSKAANPKLKTLRCPTCRNIVLATGEDFPFCSDRCRRIDLGKWASGDYKISTPIQDPDLLEELARSNKHNRQNDDDVN, from the coding sequence ATGTCGAAAGCCGCCAACCCGAAACTCAAAACCCTCCGTTGCCCCACCTGCCGTAACATCGTCCTTGCTACAGGCGAAGACTTCCCCTTCTGCTCCGATCGCTGCCGCCGCATCGATCTCGGCAAATGGGCCAGCGGCGACTACAAGATCTCCACGCCCATCCAGGATCCCGATCTGCTCGAAGAGCTGGCCCGTTCCAACAAGCACAATCGCCAGAACGACGACGACGTGAACTAG
- a CDS encoding phosphatidylglycerophosphatase A family protein has translation MANSNIQTHPPSETKTLWAWAVGTFFGAGLLKPGPGTYGSISAVLLWYAAAHILHPAPIALAVGTTIAATLATLVGIPAATIVANESGREDPGHVVIDEVAGQLIALIAIPADWQHAALSLLLFRFFDILKPPPIRQLERLHGGTGIMLDDVGAGLFALAVAQLIHLRF, from the coding sequence GTGGCGAACTCCAACATCCAGACTCATCCTCCGTCCGAAACAAAGACCCTCTGGGCGTGGGCTGTCGGCACCTTCTTCGGAGCAGGCCTGCTGAAGCCCGGCCCCGGCACTTATGGCAGCATCTCAGCAGTCCTCCTCTGGTACGCCGCTGCCCACATCCTCCACCCGGCTCCAATCGCACTCGCAGTCGGCACCACCATTGCCGCGACTCTCGCCACGCTCGTCGGTATCCCCGCAGCAACCATCGTCGCCAACGAATCAGGCCGCGAAGATCCCGGCCACGTCGTCATCGACGAGGTCGCCGGCCAGCTTATCGCCCTCATCGCCATCCCAGCCGACTGGCAACACGCCGCGCTCTCACTCCTTCTCTTCCGCTTCTTCGACATCCTCAAACCCCCTCCAATCCGCCAACTCGAACGCCTCCACGGCGGTACCGGCATCATGCTCGATGACGTAGGCGCTGGCCTCTTCGCGCTAGCCGTCGCGCAACTCATCCACCTGCGCTTCTAA
- a CDS encoding gluconolaconase, translating to MTTLRSLLTSDKPDAPPPHLDRVTPLAAMPGGEIDVHGAHLEPHGALLPRATIGDISAPLLLSRPTRATIRIPEGTITGDLILHHGSHASNPLHVRIAVPMAENLHPVANPAVDAEGNVYATVSGSRGQAVPVSIFQIQRDFQIRPFVRDVMNVTGLAFGPDGYLYASSRAEGTVYRISPDGATSTYAEGMGIATGIAFDRDGNLYVGDRSGTIFKISRGNIDGTSGEIFVYATLEPSIAAYHLAFNDAGTLFVTGPTTSSNQVIHAIDRDGNATVFYQGLGRAQGMAFDVDDNLYVAASLHGQRGIIRIDRHHQASLVVSGNNLVGLAFLEDGNATLATRDALYHVAVDIEGRRLI from the coding sequence ATGACCACACTCCGTTCGCTCCTGACATCCGATAAGCCCGATGCACCCCCGCCGCATCTCGACCGCGTCACGCCACTCGCAGCGATGCCCGGCGGCGAGATCGACGTCCACGGCGCGCACCTCGAGCCCCACGGCGCCCTGTTGCCCCGCGCGACCATCGGCGACATCTCCGCTCCACTCCTGCTCAGCCGCCCCACCCGCGCCACCATTCGCATTCCCGAAGGAACCATCACCGGCGACCTCATCCTGCACCACGGCAGCCACGCCAGCAACCCGCTCCACGTTCGCATCGCGGTGCCCATGGCGGAAAATCTTCACCCCGTCGCCAACCCGGCGGTCGATGCCGAAGGCAACGTCTATGCCACGGTCTCGGGCTCCCGCGGCCAGGCCGTTCCGGTTTCGATCTTCCAAATTCAACGCGACTTCCAGATCCGCCCCTTCGTCCGCGACGTGATGAACGTCACCGGTCTCGCCTTCGGTCCCGATGGCTACCTCTACGCCAGCTCTCGTGCCGAAGGCACCGTCTACCGCATCTCCCCCGACGGAGCCACCTCCACCTACGCCGAAGGCATGGGCATCGCCACCGGCATCGCCTTCGACCGCGACGGCAACCTCTACGTCGGCGACCGCTCAGGCACCATCTTCAAGATCAGCCGCGGGAACATCGACGGCACCAGCGGCGAGATCTTCGTCTACGCCACGCTCGAGCCCAGCATCGCCGCCTACCACCTCGCCTTCAACGACGCCGGCACGCTCTTCGTCACTGGCCCCACGACCTCTTCGAACCAGGTCATCCACGCCATAGACCGCGACGGCAACGCGACTGTCTTCTATCAGGGTCTCGGTCGCGCCCAGGGCATGGCCTTCGACGTTGACGACAACCTCTACGTGGCCGCCAGCCTCCACGGCCAGCGCGGCATCATTCGCATCGACCGTCACCATCAGGCCTCTCTCGTCGTCTCCGGCAACAACCTCGTAGGCCTCGCCTTCCTCGAAGACGGGAACGCCACCCTCGCCACGCGCGACGCGCTCTACCACGTTGCGGTGGACATCGAAGGCCGCAGGCTCATCTAG
- a CDS encoding competence/damage-inducible protein A: protein MIAEIIAAGSEMLTPYRQDTNSLYLTDGLNDLGVQVAFKTIVGDNLSHLTSAASIAIARADIVIFSGGLGPTEDDLTREAAAAALNIELRSDPAILTQLYKRFAARQMVMPPNNAKQADVLDRAIILDNPNGSAPGQFLDTTVLDASNQPIRKIVILLPGPPRELKPLFDTQVKPRLAAALPPRHLAKRLLRMALIPESHVDARTSPIYTQYSDVETTILAGSGEIQLHFLCAKPTLAEAQRRVDDLVEKIEAEMEDSIFSSHGESLEEVVLLNLGLRDLTLATAESCTGGLLAERLTAIPGSSRYFLGGAVVYSDALKTTFADVPTELVATKGPVSSEVARALAEGIRTRTGASLGISITGIAGPGPGAPGPDADKPIGLVYIALASAQTTQVKELNLRGDREMIRWWASQHALELIRHHIL, encoded by the coding sequence ATGATCGCTGAAATCATCGCTGCTGGCTCCGAGATGCTCACGCCCTACCGTCAGGACACCAACTCCCTCTACCTCACCGACGGCCTCAACGACCTCGGCGTACAAGTCGCCTTCAAGACCATCGTCGGCGACAACCTCTCCCACCTCACCAGCGCCGCCTCCATCGCCATCGCCCGCGCCGACATCGTCATCTTCTCCGGCGGCCTCGGCCCCACCGAAGACGATCTCACCCGCGAAGCCGCCGCCGCCGCACTCAACATCGAGCTACGCTCCGACCCCGCCATCCTTACCCAGCTCTACAAGCGATTCGCCGCACGCCAGATGGTCATGCCGCCCAACAACGCCAAACAGGCCGACGTGCTCGACCGCGCCATCATCCTCGATAACCCCAACGGCAGCGCCCCCGGCCAGTTCCTCGACACCACCGTCCTCGACGCCTCCAACCAGCCCATCCGCAAGATCGTCATCCTCCTCCCCGGCCCGCCCAGAGAGCTGAAGCCCCTCTTCGACACCCAGGTCAAACCCCGCCTCGCTGCCGCTCTCCCCCCGCGCCACCTCGCCAAGCGCCTCCTTCGCATGGCCCTCATCCCCGAATCGCACGTCGACGCCAGAACCTCACCCATCTACACTCAATACTCCGACGTCGAGACCACCATCCTCGCCGGCTCAGGCGAGATCCAGCTCCACTTCCTCTGCGCCAAGCCCACCCTCGCCGAAGCCCAGCGCCGCGTCGACGACCTCGTCGAAAAGATCGAAGCCGAGATGGAAGACTCCATCTTCTCCTCGCACGGCGAATCCCTCGAAGAGGTCGTGCTCCTCAACCTCGGCCTCCGCGATCTCACCCTGGCCACCGCAGAAAGCTGCACCGGTGGCCTCCTCGCAGAGCGCCTCACCGCGATCCCCGGCAGCTCGCGTTACTTTCTCGGCGGCGCAGTGGTCTACAGCGACGCGCTCAAAACCACCTTCGCCGACGTCCCCACCGAACTCGTCGCAACCAAAGGCCCCGTCTCATCCGAGGTAGCGCGCGCCCTGGCCGAAGGCATCCGCACCCGCACCGGAGCCTCGCTCGGCATCTCCATCACCGGTATCGCCGGCCCCGGCCCCGGAGCTCCCGGCCCAGACGCCGACAAACCCATCGGCCTCGTCTACATCGCACTCGCCAGCGCACAAACCACCCAGGTCAAGGAACTCAACCTCCGCGGAGACCGCGAGATGATCCGCTGGTGGGCCAGCCAGCACGCCCTCGAACTGATCCGCCATCACATCCTCTAG
- a CDS encoding pyridoxamine 5'-phosphate oxidase family protein, translated as MARWRVFRAPWIVDFRGGRLIVDDDESLTIMTKAELYEFLAAHTLGVLGSISGEGVPQSALVGIAVTEDLEIVFDTLNITRKYRNLTSNPKASLVVGWEGERTVQLEGEAFLPVGEELTQYKNIYFSAWPDGVDRQNWPGLVYFVVRPQWIRFSDFDQRPPRIEEMVFGM; from the coding sequence ATGGCCCGATGGCGGGTCTTTCGTGCTCCTTGGATCGTTGACTTTCGCGGTGGCAGGCTTATCGTTGATGATGATGAATCGTTGACGATTATGACGAAGGCGGAGCTTTACGAGTTCCTGGCTGCGCATACGCTGGGGGTGTTGGGAAGCATCTCGGGGGAGGGTGTGCCGCAGTCTGCCCTTGTCGGGATTGCGGTGACGGAAGATCTTGAGATCGTCTTCGACACTCTCAACATCACGCGCAAATACCGGAACCTTACCTCGAATCCAAAGGCCTCCCTGGTGGTGGGGTGGGAGGGAGAGAGGACGGTGCAGTTGGAAGGTGAGGCGTTTCTGCCGGTGGGGGAGGAACTGACGCAGTACAAGAATATCTACTTCTCGGCGTGGCCGGATGGAGTGGATCGTCAGAACTGGCCGGGGTTGGTGTACTTCGTCGTTCGTCCGCAATGGATTCGATTCAGCGACTTCGATCAGCGGCCACCGCGGATCGAGGAGATGGTGTTTGGAATGTGA
- the rimO gene encoding 30S ribosomal protein S12 methylthiotransferase RimO — protein MTNQATIEAEPLQAAAPRPKVGFVSLGCPKNLVDSEVMMGLLHHNGAELTPRAEDAEIIVINTCSFIDSAKQESVNTILEMVQHKRQFGGKAQRIVVAGCLVERYRDEIQKNIPEVDAVVGTGELEAILAAAGLTPSGHANNNSPFNILPQGTPEATIHTHAISMSQTDGEVAQLEATSMQQAGQNLIDRAPSAVSQHSRPLADPEHDREIAPQLRIVQSLAETGTTHGDEPLNHAGDHIAHLPVGIDPGNTSRPEGDLRQQQGRFSRESWGGAAAALPEYLYNDATPRILTTPRASAYIKIAEGCDHPCSFCIIPQLRGKFRSRRMSSIIAEAENLIKQGVREITLIGQDTTCYGEDLGFTDGLATLLDALAVLPGLRWLRFLYTYPNKVTTRLLETMATHDTISKYLDVPLQHASASVLKTMKRGGNAQIFLDLIAKARRIVPGIVIRTSFIVGFPGETEADYKELEAFITAAKIDWLGVFTYSDEEGAAAFNLADDTKVPNRTIQARRRKLMKLQQKISTKSKAEWVGREIDLLVEGESEETELLWEGRTSLHAPEIDGKVFINDFGPHETLVPGTFYRAEITESHDYDVVARILE, from the coding sequence GTGACCAATCAGGCAACCATCGAAGCCGAACCCCTCCAGGCTGCTGCGCCTCGCCCCAAGGTAGGCTTCGTCTCCCTCGGCTGCCCCAAAAACCTCGTCGACTCCGAGGTCATGATGGGCCTCCTCCACCACAATGGAGCTGAGCTCACTCCGCGCGCCGAAGACGCCGAGATCATCGTCATCAACACCTGCAGCTTCATCGACTCGGCCAAGCAGGAGTCAGTCAACACCATCCTCGAGATGGTCCAGCACAAGCGTCAGTTCGGCGGCAAGGCCCAGCGCATCGTCGTCGCCGGCTGCCTCGTCGAGCGCTACCGCGACGAGATCCAGAAGAACATTCCCGAGGTAGACGCCGTCGTCGGCACCGGCGAGCTCGAAGCCATCCTCGCCGCAGCAGGCCTCACCCCAAGCGGCCACGCGAACAATAACTCTCCCTTCAATATCCTCCCGCAGGGCACACCCGAGGCGACGATCCACACCCACGCCATCAGCATGTCCCAGACCGACGGCGAGGTCGCGCAACTCGAAGCGACCAGCATGCAGCAGGCAGGACAGAATCTGATCGACCGCGCCCCCAGCGCCGTCTCGCAGCACTCCCGCCCACTCGCCGACCCTGAACACGACCGCGAGATCGCCCCCCAGCTCCGCATCGTCCAGTCTCTCGCCGAAACCGGCACCACCCACGGCGACGAGCCTCTGAACCACGCCGGCGACCACATCGCGCACCTGCCCGTTGGAATCGACCCCGGCAACACCAGCCGCCCCGAAGGCGACCTCCGTCAGCAGCAGGGGCGCTTCTCCCGCGAGTCATGGGGCGGAGCCGCCGCAGCCCTCCCCGAGTACCTCTACAACGACGCCACCCCACGCATCCTCACCACCCCCCGCGCGTCCGCCTACATCAAGATCGCCGAAGGCTGCGACCATCCCTGCAGCTTCTGCATCATCCCGCAGCTTCGCGGCAAGTTCCGTTCGCGCCGCATGTCGTCGATCATCGCCGAGGCCGAAAACCTCATCAAGCAAGGCGTCCGCGAGATCACACTCATCGGCCAGGATACCACCTGCTACGGCGAAGACCTCGGCTTCACCGACGGCCTCGCAACACTTCTCGACGCCCTCGCCGTACTCCCCGGCCTCCGCTGGCTGCGCTTCCTCTACACCTATCCGAACAAGGTCACGACGCGCCTGCTCGAGACGATGGCCACGCACGACACCATCTCAAAGTATCTCGATGTGCCCCTCCAGCACGCGAGCGCCAGCGTACTCAAGACGATGAAGCGCGGCGGCAACGCGCAGATCTTCCTTGACCTCATCGCCAAGGCCCGCCGCATCGTCCCCGGCATCGTCATCCGTACCAGCTTCATCGTCGGCTTCCCCGGCGAAACCGAGGCTGACTACAAAGAGCTCGAAGCCTTCATCACCGCCGCGAAGATCGACTGGCTTGGCGTCTTCACCTACTCCGACGAAGAGGGCGCCGCAGCGTTCAACCTCGCCGACGACACCAAAGTCCCGAACCGTACCATCCAGGCCCGCCGCCGCAAGCTGATGAAGCTCCAGCAGAAGATCAGCACCAAATCCAAAGCCGAATGGGTAGGCCGCGAGATCGACCTCCTCGTCGAAGGCGAATCCGAAGAGACCGAACTCCTCTGGGAGGGCCGCACCTCGCTCCACGCCCCCGAGATCGACGGCAAGGTCTTCATCAACGACTTCGGCCCGCACGAAACCCTCGTCCCCGGCACCTTCTACCGCGCCGAGATCACCGAGTCCCACGACTACGACGTAGTCGCCCGCATCCTCGAATAG
- the plsY gene encoding glycerol-3-phosphate 1-O-acyltransferase PlsY: protein MNPWLLSIPLAYLLGSIPFGYLLVKTFRHEDIRATGSGNIGATNVARSGAKGLGIATLLLDIGKSFLAVKIAQHIAPGNYDLAVTTAVAAILGHVFPIWLGFRGGKGVASALGVMLALSLAAAACTFGIFLVIVLLTRYVSLASMIGSATFPLFGLYFLPQRTPIVIAGLVFIPLLVIVKHHQNIGRLLAGTESRFGKKKAVA, encoded by the coding sequence ATGAACCCCTGGCTCCTCTCCATTCCGCTCGCGTATCTTCTTGGGTCTATCCCGTTCGGCTATCTGCTCGTAAAAACCTTTCGCCACGAAGACATTCGCGCCACCGGCAGCGGCAACATCGGTGCCACCAACGTAGCTCGCAGCGGAGCCAAGGGCCTCGGCATCGCCACGCTCCTGCTCGATATCGGCAAGTCCTTCCTCGCTGTCAAAATCGCCCAGCATATCGCACCTGGCAACTACGACCTTGCCGTCACAACCGCCGTCGCCGCCATCCTGGGACACGTCTTCCCCATCTGGCTCGGCTTCCGCGGCGGCAAAGGCGTCGCCAGCGCCCTCGGTGTCATGCTGGCCCTCAGTCTGGCCGCAGCAGCCTGCACCTTCGGCATCTTTCTGGTCATCGTCCTCCTCACCCGCTACGTCTCTCTCGCTTCGATGATCGGTTCAGCCACCTTCCCTCTCTTCGGCCTCTACTTCCTTCCTCAGCGAACCCCCATTGTCATCGCCGGGCTGGTCTTCATTCCGCTCCTCGTCATCGTCAAGCACCATCAAAACATTGGCCGCCTCCTCGCTGGCACCGAGAGCCGCTTCGGCAAGAAAAAGGCGGTAGCATGA
- a CDS encoding ketopantoate reductase family protein, whose amino-acid sequence MKILIVGAGAVGGYFGARLIQAGRDVTFLVRPARAQQLQRDGLRIVSPHGDAILKPKTATSTEITSPYDVVFLSVKAQALDQAIKDMTPAVGPDTMIYPVLNGMRHMDSLVHSFGKQPVLGGVCLVSTDLDEQGRIVQLTPLDKIIYGERSGEITTRIRSLDETLRNAGFETQLSTNITQAMWDKWVTIASFGLITCLLGGPVGEINAVSDGKQTALQAIDECAAIAKVCGFPTPQPHLEYVRQLATDKDSKFTSSMYRDLQKGAPVEVDTILGDLLDHGHAHHIEAPLLQACCVHLRVYQNSINSKNH is encoded by the coding sequence ATGAAGATTCTGATCGTAGGTGCTGGAGCAGTCGGCGGTTACTTCGGAGCACGTCTCATTCAGGCAGGCCGGGACGTCACCTTTCTCGTTCGTCCCGCTCGAGCGCAGCAGCTTCAACGCGATGGACTCCGCATCGTGAGTCCTCACGGCGACGCCATTCTCAAGCCAAAGACTGCCACCAGCACCGAGATCACCAGCCCCTACGACGTCGTCTTTCTCAGCGTCAAGGCCCAGGCCCTCGACCAGGCGATCAAAGATATGACCCCCGCCGTCGGCCCCGACACAATGATCTATCCCGTGCTCAACGGTATGCGCCACATGGACTCGCTCGTGCATAGCTTCGGCAAGCAACCCGTCCTCGGCGGTGTCTGCCTTGTCTCCACCGACCTCGATGAGCAAGGCCGCATCGTGCAACTCACCCCCCTGGACAAGATCATTTACGGGGAGCGCAGTGGGGAGATCACTACTCGCATTCGCTCCCTCGACGAAACCCTGCGCAACGCCGGCTTCGAAACTCAACTCTCCACCAACATCACTCAGGCAATGTGGGACAAGTGGGTGACTATCGCCTCCTTCGGTCTCATCACTTGTCTGCTGGGTGGTCCCGTTGGCGAAATTAACGCGGTCTCCGACGGCAAACAGACCGCCCTCCAGGCCATAGACGAATGCGCCGCAATCGCGAAGGTGTGCGGCTTCCCTACCCCGCAGCCTCACCTCGAATATGTCCGCCAACTAGCCACCGACAAAGACTCAAAGTTCACCTCGTCGATGTACCGCGACCTGCAAAAAGGCGCTCCAGTGGAAGTCGACACCATCCTCGGCGACCTGCTCGACCACGGCCACGCCCACCACATCGAAGCCCCTCTGCTCCAGGCCTGTTGCGTTCACCTCCGCGTCTATCAGAACTCGATAAATTCAAAAAATCATTAG